A single genomic interval of Pseudodesulfovibrio sp. S3 harbors:
- a CDS encoding DNA-directed RNA polymerase subunit alpha, which yields MLIENGDKLINTRNWSELVKPESLVRDSKSSRMYGKFICEPLERGYATTIGNAMRRVLLSSMQGCAIVSASVEGVQHEFTTLPGVLEDMTEVVLNLKQVRMAMTTDEPQRLVLEANKKGQVTAGMIQENQNVTILNKDQLIATLTENRTLKMELEVRMGKGYVPADMHEGLTDEIGSMILDASYSPVKKVAYSVEQARVGQMTNYDKLILEVWTDGSVTPEDACAYSAKILKEQLSVFINFDELSSQTMEEEDDSIDLNPNLFKSIDELELSVRATNCLKAANIQLVGELVQRTEQTMLKTKNFGRKSLDEIRRVLDSMTLKFGMTIEDFDKKYQEWLKRKEKNEA from the coding sequence ATGCTTATTGAGAACGGCGACAAACTCATCAACACCCGCAACTGGAGCGAACTGGTCAAGCCCGAGTCCCTCGTGCGCGACTCCAAGTCCTCCAGAATGTACGGCAAGTTCATCTGCGAACCCTTGGAGCGCGGCTATGCCACCACCATCGGCAACGCCATGCGTCGGGTTCTTCTCTCCTCCATGCAGGGCTGTGCCATCGTGTCCGCCTCTGTTGAAGGAGTGCAGCATGAATTCACCACGCTGCCTGGTGTTCTTGAGGACATGACCGAAGTTGTGCTGAACCTGAAGCAGGTTCGCATGGCAATGACCACGGACGAGCCACAACGCTTGGTCCTCGAAGCCAACAAGAAGGGGCAGGTTACTGCGGGCATGATTCAGGAAAATCAGAATGTTACCATTCTGAACAAGGATCAACTCATTGCCACGCTGACTGAGAACCGCACTTTGAAGATGGAATTGGAAGTCCGTATGGGCAAGGGATACGTCCCGGCCGACATGCATGAGGGACTGACCGATGAAATCGGCTCCATGATCCTTGACGCCAGCTATTCCCCTGTCAAGAAGGTCGCATATTCCGTCGAACAGGCGCGTGTTGGCCAGATGACGAACTATGATAAACTCATTCTCGAGGTGTGGACCGATGGTTCTGTCACCCCTGAGGATGCCTGTGCATACAGCGCCAAAATCCTGAAAGAACAGCTTTCGGTGTTCATCAACTTTGATGAGCTTTCTTCCCAGACCATGGAAGAAGAAGACGACTCCATCGATCTGAACCCGAATCTTTTCAAGTCCATTGATGAGCTCGAACTCTCTGTTCGCGCTACCAACTGCTTGAAGGCGGCCAATATCCAATTGGTGGGCGAACTTGTACAGCGGACCGAGCAGACCATGCTCAAGACCAAGAATTTTGGTCGCAAGTCCCTGGACGAAATTCGTCGCGTTTTGGACAGCATGACTCTCAAGTTTGGTATGACTATCGAGGATTTTGACAAGAAATACCAGGAATGGTTGAAGAGGAAAGAGAAAAATGAGGCATAG
- a CDS encoding TetR/AcrR family transcriptional regulator, with product MTGRQSGYKHGDHLVTTNGTSYKEQARTMTHNNKTFENLPEEKQQRVLAEATREFADHGYHQASVNRIVDRLGIAKGSLFKYFGNKQGLFEHIFGHAVAQFKKPLKEIRDTPGHDFFERIEQSFIAGCKFVDAHPHIYRIYLKMLFNENFPLRERFLGEIRGALARFLRQLVEDGIKAGHLPEGLNVDMAVFNLHAILDRFLQGHAVPSLDPGLEPAHLSLSEKALGLTNFLRHGLTEASC from the coding sequence TTGACAGGAAGACAAAGCGGCTATAAACATGGTGACCACCTGGTCACCACTAACGGAACCAGCTACAAAGAGCAAGCCCGTACCATGACGCACAACAACAAGACCTTCGAAAACCTGCCCGAGGAAAAACAGCAACGCGTCCTGGCCGAGGCCACACGGGAATTTGCAGACCACGGGTATCACCAGGCGAGCGTCAACCGCATTGTCGACCGCCTCGGCATCGCCAAGGGATCGCTGTTCAAGTATTTCGGCAACAAGCAGGGATTGTTCGAGCACATCTTCGGCCACGCCGTGGCCCAATTCAAGAAACCTCTCAAGGAAATCCGCGACACGCCGGGGCACGATTTTTTTGAACGCATTGAACAGAGCTTTATCGCCGGCTGCAAGTTCGTGGACGCGCATCCGCACATCTATCGCATCTACCTGAAAATGCTGTTCAACGAAAACTTCCCTTTACGCGAACGCTTCCTCGGCGAAATCCGAGGGGCGCTGGCCAGATTTCTCCGGCAACTCGTCGAAGACGGCATCAAGGCAGGGCATCTGCCAGAAGGCCTGAATGTTGATATGGCCGTCTTCAACCTGCATGCCATCCTGGACCGGTTTCTCCAGGGGCACGCCGTTCCCTCACTGGACCCGGGCCTGGAACCCGCCCATCTTTCACTCTCGGAAAAAGCCCTTGGCCTGACGAATTTCCTTCGACACGGCCTGACCGAAGCATCCTGTTAG
- the rpsK gene encoding 30S ribosomal protein S11 produces the protein MAKPRRSGKKKEKKNIPVGIAHVKATFNNTIVTFTDVKGNVVSWASAGAHFKGSRKSTPFAAQMAAESAAKRAQDSGMRTVGIYVKGPGSGREAAMRAINNVGFKVTFIRDITPIPHNGCRPPKRRRV, from the coding sequence ATGGCTAAACCCCGTCGCTCTGGGAAGAAGAAAGAGAAGAAAAACATTCCCGTCGGTATTGCTCATGTCAAGGCCACGTTCAATAATACGATCGTGACTTTCACGGATGTTAAGGGCAATGTCGTCAGTTGGGCTTCTGCAGGCGCTCACTTCAAGGGTTCCCGCAAGTCCACTCCTTTCGCGGCACAGATGGCTGCTGAGTCCGCTGCCAAGCGCGCTCAGGATTCCGGCATGCGTACCGTCGGCATTTACGTCAAGGGCCCCGGGTCCGGACGTGAGGCCGCCATGCGCGCCATCAACAATGTAGGCTTCAAGGTCACCTTCATCAGGGATATCACCCCGATTCCCCACAATGGTTGCCGTCCGCCTAAACGCCGCAGGGTCTAA
- the mqnE gene encoding aminofutalosine synthase MqnE: MNLFKSDYFDNMGLADIRAKVETGERLSFEDGVRLFECPEPLAVGALAHRMRARLHGDKAFYVINQHVNYTNICVNGCTFCAYQREDGQDGGFVLEADDVIAKIDSTSLTPREIHIVGGCHPRLGLDYFEHLMQAVKKRLPEVVLKCFTAVEIAHFARLEGVPTKEVLTRLNQSGLDMLPGGGAEIFNPEIRKQICPRKSTADEWLAVHEEAHALGMKTNCTMLFGHIESIRDRVDHLIRLRESQDRGHGYTCFIPLPFLTENSRLAIENPLTGLEKLQTIAISRLMLDNIPHIKAYWVMLGVKLAQAALKFGADDFDGTVVEEKIGHEAGATSDQGMTRNDLKEMIRGCGCTPIERDGFFNEM, from the coding sequence ATGAATCTGTTCAAAAGCGACTATTTCGACAACATGGGTCTGGCAGACATCCGCGCCAAGGTCGAAACCGGCGAGCGGCTGTCTTTCGAAGACGGCGTACGACTCTTTGAATGCCCCGAGCCGCTGGCGGTGGGCGCGCTGGCCCATCGGATGCGTGCCCGGCTTCACGGCGACAAGGCATTCTATGTGATCAACCAGCACGTCAACTATACCAACATCTGCGTCAACGGCTGCACCTTCTGCGCCTACCAGCGCGAGGACGGTCAGGACGGCGGTTTCGTGCTCGAAGCGGACGACGTCATCGCCAAGATCGATTCGACCTCCCTGACCCCACGGGAAATCCACATCGTGGGCGGCTGTCACCCCCGGCTGGGCCTGGACTATTTCGAACACCTCATGCAGGCCGTCAAGAAACGCCTGCCCGAAGTGGTGCTCAAATGCTTTACCGCCGTGGAAATCGCCCATTTCGCCCGCCTGGAGGGAGTGCCCACCAAGGAAGTCCTGACCCGGCTGAACCAGTCCGGCCTGGACATGCTGCCCGGTGGCGGCGCAGAAATATTCAATCCCGAGATACGAAAGCAGATATGTCCGCGCAAATCCACGGCCGATGAATGGCTGGCCGTACACGAAGAGGCACATGCTCTCGGCATGAAGACCAACTGCACCATGCTCTTCGGCCACATCGAATCCATCCGGGACCGCGTCGATCACCTGATCCGGCTGCGCGAATCCCAGGATCGGGGGCACGGATACACCTGTTTCATCCCCCTGCCCTTTCTGACCGAAAACAGTCGGCTGGCCATCGAAAATCCGCTGACGGGCCTGGAAAAGCTGCAAACCATAGCCATAAGCCGCCTCATGCTCGACAACATCCCGCACATCAAGGCGTATTGGGTGATGCTCGGCGTCAAGCTGGCTCAGGCCGCCCTCAAATTCGGCGCCGATGATTTCGACGGCACCGTGGTGGAGGAAAAGATCGGTCACGAGGCCGGGGCCACCTCGGATCAGGGCATGACCCGCAACGATCTCAAGGAAATGATCCGCGGCTGCGGTTGCACCCCGATTGAACGCGACGGCTTTTTCAACGAGATGTAA
- the map gene encoding type I methionyl aminopeptidase, with protein sequence MKKFRGVFLKNDKEIGLIREANRIVSRILDELGASVKPGVSTMLFEEICRARCDEYDVRPAFLGYQGFPFALCCSVNEEIVHGFPSKERILEKGDIVSFDMGVVYNGFYGDSARTFGVGEVSDEARKLMDVTRESLYKGIEQAKPGNNLYDISAAIQSYVEGFGFGIVRRFVGHGIGSHLHEKPEIPNFVPKGIPGIPLKAGMVLAIEPMVTVGSYEVEVLEDKWTAVTKDRKLSAHFEHTIAITSDGPRILSLSE encoded by the coding sequence GGCCAATCGTATTGTTTCTCGAATACTCGATGAGCTCGGAGCCAGCGTCAAACCAGGCGTATCGACCATGCTTTTCGAGGAGATCTGCCGGGCCCGGTGCGACGAGTACGATGTGCGTCCGGCATTTCTCGGGTATCAGGGATTTCCCTTTGCCCTGTGTTGTTCTGTGAATGAAGAGATTGTGCACGGCTTTCCCTCCAAGGAGCGCATTCTGGAAAAGGGCGATATCGTCAGTTTTGACATGGGTGTCGTGTATAACGGTTTTTATGGTGACTCCGCCCGCACCTTTGGTGTAGGAGAGGTTTCCGATGAAGCAAGAAAACTCATGGATGTGACCCGTGAGTCTCTGTATAAGGGTATCGAACAGGCCAAACCCGGTAACAACCTGTATGACATCTCCGCGGCAATACAGTCATACGTTGAAGGGTTCGGCTTCGGTATAGTTCGTCGTTTTGTAGGGCACGGGATAGGTTCTCATCTTCATGAGAAACCGGAGATCCCAAACTTCGTCCCCAAGGGCATTCCCGGCATTCCTCTTAAAGCCGGCATGGTGCTTGCCATTGAGCCGATGGTCACGGTTGGGAGCTACGAAGTTGAAGTCCTGGAGGACAAATGGACAGCGGTGACAAAGGACAGGAAGCTGTCTGCTCACTTTGAGCACACCATTGCCATTACCTCCGACGGACCGAGGATATTGAGTCTGTCTGAATAG
- a CDS encoding 1,4-dihydroxy-6-naphthoate synthase, with amino-acid sequence MSDTLTLGYSPCPNDTFIFHALASGLVDWPGGLSVTLADVEELNAMAGSGALDVVKVSVAAAAGILDDYVLLRAGGAMGYGVGPILVAGEQRSLESLDGGKVAIPGRRTTANLLFGMCCREAGITVDTVEMVFDQVMPAVEAGAAGAGVVIHEGRFTFGESGLVRILDLGAWWEAYTGLPLPLGAIAVKRSLGEDVARSMNKAIRQSLLAARANPGLGREYVRKHAQEMDEAVIRRHIETFVTDYSLDVGDAGVEAVMGLLSEAGCTRKDIFITL; translated from the coding sequence ATGTCAGATACGCTCACCCTCGGTTATTCTCCCTGTCCCAACGACACCTTCATATTTCATGCTCTGGCTTCTGGCCTGGTGGACTGGCCCGGAGGGCTGTCCGTCACCCTGGCCGATGTGGAGGAACTCAATGCCATGGCCGGTTCCGGCGCTCTGGACGTGGTCAAGGTGTCCGTGGCCGCCGCTGCGGGCATTCTGGACGACTATGTGCTTTTGCGGGCGGGCGGGGCCATGGGCTACGGCGTAGGGCCGATCCTGGTGGCTGGGGAGCAGCGCTCCCTGGAATCCCTGGATGGCGGAAAAGTGGCTATCCCCGGTCGCAGGACCACGGCAAACCTGTTGTTTGGAATGTGCTGTCGCGAGGCCGGAATCACTGTGGACACGGTGGAAATGGTCTTTGACCAGGTCATGCCCGCTGTTGAAGCCGGTGCGGCAGGAGCGGGCGTGGTCATCCATGAAGGGCGGTTTACCTTTGGGGAAAGCGGGTTGGTCCGAATCCTGGATCTCGGGGCGTGGTGGGAGGCGTATACCGGTTTGCCGCTTCCGCTGGGTGCCATTGCGGTCAAACGTTCTCTGGGCGAGGACGTTGCCAGGAGCATGAACAAGGCCATCCGTCAAAGTTTGCTGGCGGCCCGCGCCAATCCCGGTCTTGGGCGGGAGTATGTCCGAAAACATGCCCAGGAGATGGATGAAGCGGTTATTCGCAGGCACATCGAGACGTTCGTCACCGACTACAGCCTGGATGTGGGAGATGCTGGGGTCGAAGCCGTGATGGGGCTTTTGTCCGAGGCAGGGTGTACCCGCAAAGACATCTTTATTACTCTTTAG
- a CDS encoding DMT family transporter: protein MALVEGKTKALLALWAAVLLWSSSFIALKFAFQKFDPMVVIFGRMFVASLGFMLVFKTLRHIDYRPGDWKLLAFMGICEPGFYFIFEALSLSYTDASQAGMICALLPLMVAVAARLTLNEPLTKRTVAGFGLAIVGAVVLSAVAESTETASNPVLGNFLEFLAMICACGYMIAFKKLSPRYNPWFLTMIQAFIGAVFYFPLLFLPSTTLPTTIDLAGLATIFYLGIFVTIFAYGMYNYGMSKISAGQASSFINLIPVITLIMGMVILGERLNWMQYAASALVIAGVFISQDRAPRKRQPA, encoded by the coding sequence ATGGCATTGGTTGAAGGAAAAACAAAGGCATTACTGGCGCTTTGGGCTGCTGTCCTGCTCTGGTCCAGCTCGTTCATAGCGCTCAAATTCGCCTTTCAGAAATTCGACCCCATGGTGGTCATCTTCGGACGCATGTTCGTGGCCAGCCTCGGCTTCATGCTCGTCTTCAAGACCCTGAGACACATCGACTACCGGCCCGGCGACTGGAAGCTGCTCGCCTTCATGGGCATCTGCGAACCGGGCTTCTACTTCATTTTCGAGGCCCTCTCCCTCTCTTACACTGACGCATCCCAAGCCGGCATGATCTGCGCCCTGCTGCCGCTCATGGTGGCGGTGGCCGCCCGCCTGACCCTGAATGAGCCACTGACCAAGCGCACGGTCGCCGGTTTCGGACTGGCCATCGTGGGGGCGGTCGTACTGTCCGCCGTAGCTGAATCCACGGAAACCGCCTCCAACCCCGTGCTCGGCAACTTCCTCGAATTTCTGGCCATGATCTGTGCCTGCGGCTACATGATCGCCTTCAAGAAGCTCTCACCGCGCTATAATCCGTGGTTTCTGACCATGATCCAGGCGTTCATAGGAGCCGTGTTCTACTTCCCGCTGCTCTTCCTGCCATCCACCACGCTGCCGACCACGATCGATCTGGCCGGTCTGGCCACCATATTCTATCTGGGCATCTTCGTGACCATCTTCGCATACGGCATGTACAACTACGGCATGTCCAAGATCTCCGCCGGACAGGCCTCTTCCTTCATCAACCTCATCCCGGTGATCACCCTGATCATGGGGATGGTCATACTTGGCGAGAGGCTCAACTGGATGCAGTACGCCGCCTCCGCCCTGGTGATCGCCGGGGTATTCATCAGCCAAGACAGAGCGCCCAGGAAAAGACAACCCGCCTAA
- the rpsM gene encoding 30S ribosomal protein S13 gives MARIAGVDLPKNKRIDVALTYIYGIGRTMALQILETTNVNWTTNSDDLTADEVSQIRLEIENNYKVEGDLRREITTNIKRLMDIGCYRGLRHRRGLPVRGQKSKTNARTRKGPRRSVMGRKKK, from the coding sequence ATGGCACGTATTGCTGGTGTTGATCTGCCGAAGAACAAGCGCATCGATGTTGCGCTGACCTACATTTACGGCATCGGCCGGACCATGGCCCTGCAGATTCTCGAAACGACCAATGTGAATTGGACGACGAACAGCGACGATCTTACTGCCGATGAAGTCAGCCAGATTCGTCTCGAGATCGAAAACAATTACAAGGTTGAGGGTGACCTCCGTCGTGAGATCACCACCAACATCAAACGTCTGATGGACATCGGCTGCTACCGCGGCCTGCGTCATCGTCGCGGTCTGCCCGTTCGCGGTCAGAAATCCAAGACCAACGCCCGTACCCGCAAGGGTCCCCGCCGTTCGGTTATGGGTCGTAAGAAGAAATAA
- the mqnC gene encoding cyclic dehypoxanthinyl futalosine synthase: MSKLDTIFSKILDGGRIDFEEAMTVYAEAEFHDLGHLAHQVRLQKHPEPVVTYVVDRNINYSNICVCCCKFCAFYREPGQAEGYVLSFEEIGRKIQETLSLGGTQILMQGGHHPDLPLTWYEDLLRFIKTNYPIHIHAFSPPEVVFWSEKERIPVSEVLERLRAAGLDSIPGGGAEILVDAVRTEVAPNKCPTAQWLGVMEEAHRQGMRTTATMMFGHVETPAQRLEHLFRVRDVQDRTGGFTAFIPWTFQPDHTELPHCRKLTSVEYLRTLAVSRLVLDNVDNIQVSWVTMGPEIAQLALYFGGNDFGSTMIEENVVKAAGVAFRLSREDIHRLVKTAGFTPRQRTMNYTLMEAE, translated from the coding sequence ATGAGTAAGCTTGATACAATTTTTTCAAAGATTCTGGATGGCGGGCGCATTGATTTTGAAGAAGCCATGACCGTCTATGCCGAAGCTGAATTCCATGATCTCGGCCATCTCGCACACCAGGTCCGCCTGCAAAAACACCCGGAGCCGGTAGTCACCTACGTGGTGGACAGGAACATCAACTATTCCAACATATGCGTGTGCTGCTGCAAATTTTGCGCGTTCTACCGGGAACCCGGCCAGGCTGAAGGCTATGTCCTCAGCTTCGAGGAGATCGGCCGGAAAATCCAAGAGACCCTCTCGCTGGGCGGCACCCAGATCCTCATGCAGGGCGGCCATCACCCCGACCTTCCCCTGACCTGGTACGAAGACCTGCTCCGATTCATCAAGACCAATTACCCGATCCACATCCACGCTTTTTCTCCGCCGGAAGTTGTTTTCTGGAGCGAAAAGGAACGTATCCCGGTTTCCGAGGTCTTGGAACGGTTGCGCGCCGCAGGTCTGGATTCCATTCCCGGCGGTGGAGCGGAAATCCTGGTGGACGCGGTCCGCACCGAGGTGGCACCCAACAAATGTCCCACCGCCCAATGGCTGGGCGTTATGGAAGAAGCGCACCGCCAGGGCATGCGGACCACGGCGACAATGATGTTCGGACACGTGGAGACACCGGCCCAACGCCTGGAACACTTGTTCCGCGTTCGAGACGTCCAGGACCGCACCGGCGGATTCACGGCCTTCATACCCTGGACCTTCCAGCCAGACCACACCGAATTGCCCCATTGCCGCAAACTGACCAGCGTGGAATACCTGCGAACCCTGGCCGTATCGCGACTGGTACTGGACAACGTGGACAACATCCAGGTCTCCTGGGTGACCATGGGACCGGAAATCGCCCAGTTGGCCCTCTATTTCGGCGGCAACGACTTCGGATCCACCATGATCGAGGAAAACGTGGTCAAGGCCGCTGGCGTAGCCTTCCGGCTGTCACGCGAGGATATCCATCGGCTGGTCAAAACCGCCGGTTTCACTCCCAGACAACGAACCATGAACTATACGCTTATGGAGGCGGAATAA
- the rpsD gene encoding 30S ribosomal protein S4 yields the protein MARYTQAKCKLCRREGEKLFLKGDRCYTDKCAYEKRPYPPGHSGRMRHKMSDYAIQLREKQKVRRMYGVLEGQFRMYYQRADGMKGVTGHNLLILLERRLDNVIYRLGFANSRNQARQLVLHGIFKLNGRRVNIPSMQVKAEDVIEVREEARKVPVINEAQEVIARRGCPEWLESDGANFKGTVKAMPSRDDIQFPINEQLIVELYSK from the coding sequence GTGGCAAGATATACTCAAGCAAAATGCAAGCTGTGCCGCCGCGAGGGAGAAAAGCTCTTCCTCAAAGGTGATCGCTGCTACACTGATAAGTGCGCTTACGAAAAGCGTCCCTACCCCCCGGGACATTCCGGTCGGATGCGTCACAAGATGTCCGATTACGCCATCCAGCTGCGTGAAAAGCAGAAGGTCCGCCGCATGTACGGCGTGCTCGAAGGCCAGTTCCGCATGTACTACCAGCGTGCCGACGGCATGAAGGGTGTCACCGGTCACAACCTGTTGATTCTTCTTGAACGCCGTCTTGATAACGTCATTTACCGTCTTGGCTTTGCCAACTCGCGCAACCAGGCTCGTCAGCTGGTGCTGCACGGTATTTTCAAGCTCAACGGTCGTCGTGTGAACATTCCGTCCATGCAGGTCAAGGCCGAGGATGTCATCGAAGTTCGCGAAGAAGCCCGCAAGGTTCCTGTGATTAACGAAGCCCAGGAAGTCATCGCCCGCCGCGGTTGCCCTGAGTGGCTCGAGTCCGACGGCGCCAACTTCAAGGGCACGGTCAAGGCCATGCCGAGCCGGGACGACATCCAGTTCCCGATCAACGAGCAGCTGATTGTCGAATTGTACTCCAAGTAA
- the rplQ gene encoding 50S ribosomal protein L17 — MRHRKSGRKLNRSNTHRAAMFKNMARALLTYEQIRTTEPKAKELRRIVDKLITLALRNDLHTRRQAYKVLGSHQMVQRLFDEIGPRFEGGQGGYTRIIKLALPRKGDCAPMVIIELTKKASEVVAPEAPAKEESKKDTPKKAEAKKDDKKPAKKAPAKKAVEKADEAEKKPAKKAAPKSETDAE, encoded by the coding sequence ATGAGGCATAGAAAGTCCGGCCGTAAATTGAATCGGTCCAATACTCACCGTGCCGCCATGTTCAAGAACATGGCCCGCGCGCTCCTGACCTACGAACAGATTCGCACCACCGAGCCCAAAGCCAAGGAACTCCGTCGCATTGTCGACAAGCTGATTACCCTGGCTCTGCGCAACGATCTGCATACACGCCGTCAGGCTTACAAGGTTCTTGGCAGCCACCAGATGGTACAGCGTCTTTTTGATGAAATTGGTCCCCGTTTCGAGGGCGGCCAGGGTGGCTACACCCGCATCATCAAGCTGGCACTGCCCCGTAAGGGTGACTGCGCTCCCATGGTCATCATAGAGTTGACCAAGAAGGCCTCCGAGGTCGTCGCACCTGAAGCTCCGGCTAAGGAAGAGTCCAAGAAGGACACTCCCAAGAAGGCCGAAGCCAAGAAGGATGACAAGAAGCCTGCCAAGAAGGCTCCTGCCAAGAAAGCCGTTGAGAAGGCTGACGAGGCAGAAAAGAAACCTGCCAAGAAGGCTGCTCCCAAGAGCGAAACCGACGCAGAATAA
- a CDS encoding menaquinone biosynthesis protein has translation MPLRLGKIGYLNVLPIYHPLETGLIENDFAISSGPPSELNRLMDDGLLDLSAASSIEYARHPEKYYLIPDIAIGSRGPVQSVLLLCRRPMEKLSGTTILVSAQTHTSAALLRILLTKHWKIRTDFTTGNASLALKNGERPEAILAIGDEALNLRYHPDYPHRIDLGEAWRELTGLPFIFGVWLVQRNSWIRNRAALEKGVCQLQQGKRWGVDHMSEVCVMAAEESCLNDEEMCSYFDGLVYDFGEEEQRGLKVFYENLLESGLIKQVPRLEFIP, from the coding sequence ATGCCCCTTCGCCTTGGGAAAATAGGGTATCTCAACGTGTTGCCCATTTATCATCCGCTGGAAACAGGCCTCATAGAGAACGATTTCGCAATTTCATCCGGTCCGCCCTCGGAACTCAACCGGCTCATGGATGACGGTCTGCTCGATCTGTCTGCCGCTTCCAGTATCGAATATGCTCGCCACCCGGAAAAATATTACCTCATTCCCGACATAGCTATCGGCAGTCGGGGGCCGGTGCAAAGCGTACTCCTTCTGTGCCGCCGTCCCATGGAAAAACTGTCGGGCACGACCATCCTGGTCAGCGCACAGACGCATACCTCTGCGGCCCTGCTCCGAATTTTACTGACAAAGCACTGGAAAATACGAACAGATTTCACCACAGGAAACGCATCCCTTGCCCTGAAAAACGGCGAACGCCCCGAAGCCATCCTGGCCATCGGCGACGAAGCGCTGAACCTGCGCTACCATCCCGATTATCCGCACCGGATAGATCTGGGAGAAGCGTGGCGGGAATTGACCGGACTGCCATTCATCTTCGGCGTCTGGCTTGTACAGCGAAATAGCTGGATCAGGAACCGGGCTGCACTTGAAAAAGGAGTTTGCCAACTTCAGCAAGGCAAGCGATGGGGCGTGGATCACATGAGCGAAGTCTGTGTCATGGCAGCGGAAGAAAGCTGCCTGAACGATGAGGAGATGTGCTCCTACTTCGACGGATTGGTCTATGATTTCGGTGAAGAAGAACAAAGGGGATTGAAGGTTTTCTATGAAAACCTCCTTGAGTCCGGACTCATCAAGCAAGTGCCCAGACTCGAATTCATCCCCTGA
- a CDS encoding selenium metabolism-associated LysR family transcriptional regulator, which translates to MDIRKLEAFCKVFELQSFSKAGEAMFLSQPTISSHVANLEDELGVRLFDRLGRKVLPTQAGEVLYKSMVTIFRNLEQAKASIEMLRDRVVGELQIGCSTIPSHSILPALLADFSTRYPDVSFTVHTADSAEVIKRVACGDWPVGIVGKKPEEDELVSKLLVKDKTIVVAAPDASWLPVGDDPIELDKLIQLPWVMRIKGSATRLVLERELALAGHSLQSLNIRCRVEGTCESLAHAANKVGVCFTSRLAAQPLLSSGEVKQLNVPALEGDRQFYLIHHGGRYMFPALKAFIGFHQ; encoded by the coding sequence ATGGACATCAGAAAGCTTGAAGCGTTTTGCAAGGTATTTGAACTGCAGAGTTTTTCCAAAGCAGGCGAAGCCATGTTCCTTTCGCAGCCCACTATCAGTTCTCATGTCGCCAATCTTGAAGATGAATTGGGAGTGAGGCTCTTTGATCGATTGGGACGCAAGGTTCTGCCTACCCAAGCCGGAGAAGTCCTGTACAAGAGCATGGTCACTATATTCCGTAACCTTGAACAGGCCAAGGCATCCATTGAGATGCTCAGGGATCGGGTCGTGGGAGAGTTGCAGATAGGGTGCAGTACTATTCCCTCGCACAGCATTTTGCCCGCGCTTTTGGCTGATTTTTCCACGCGATATCCTGATGTGTCCTTTACGGTGCATACCGCTGACTCGGCTGAAGTGATAAAACGTGTTGCCTGTGGCGACTGGCCGGTGGGCATTGTCGGCAAGAAGCCGGAAGAAGATGAGTTGGTTTCCAAGCTGCTTGTCAAAGACAAGACCATCGTGGTGGCGGCGCCTGACGCGTCGTGGCTACCGGTCGGAGATGACCCCATTGAGTTGGATAAACTCATTCAACTGCCTTGGGTCATGCGAATAAAAGGTTCGGCAACGCGTCTGGTGTTGGAGAGAGAACTCGCTCTGGCCGGGCATTCCTTGCAAAGCCTTAATATCCGCTGTCGAGTGGAAGGCACCTGCGAAAGTCTGGCCCATGCCGCCAACAAGGTTGGTGTCTGCTTTACCTCTCGGTTGGCCGCACAGCCTCTTTTGTCCAGCGGTGAGGTGAAACAGTTGAATGTTCCTGCTTTGGAAGGGGATCGCCAGTTCTATCTCATTCATCACGGCGGACGGTACATGTTCCCGGCCCTCAAGGCCTTTATCGGGTTCCACCAGTAG
- the rpmJ gene encoding 50S ribosomal protein L36 produces the protein MKVRPSVKKMCSKCKVIRRNGVLRVICENPRHKQRQG, from the coding sequence ATGAAAGTCAGACCTTCTGTTAAGAAAATGTGTTCCAAGTGCAAAGTAATCAGGCGCAACGGCGTCCTGCGGGTGATCTGTGAGAACCCCAGGCATAAGCAGCGTCAAGGATAG